The genomic segment AGCGAACACCCGCATGTCGCCCAGACGCCTGCGCAGCTCAGCGTCTGAGCAGCAACGAAACGGAAAACAAGATGGCAGCAGGACCTCAGCCCACGCTCGCAACCGGTAAGCGCAAGACGGCAATCGCCCGCATCTGGCTCAAGCCGGGTCTAGGCAAGATCACGATCAACGAACGCGAGATCGACGACTACTTTCCGCGTCCAACCTCGCGGATGATCATCGCCCAGCCGTTCGAGGTGGTTGGGCGGCCGTCCGGCTACGACGTCGTCGTCAAGGTCCGGGGCGGCGGCATCTCGGCGCAGGCCAGCGCGGTTCGG from the Candidatus Limnocylindrales bacterium genome contains:
- the rpsI gene encoding 30S ribosomal protein S9, translating into MAAGPQPTLATGKRKTAIARIWLKPGLGKITINEREIDDYFPRPTSRMIIAQPFEVVGRPSGYDVVVKVRGGGISAQASAVRHGISRALAGSEPELRPALKKAGFMTRDSRVVERKKYGRHKARKRPQYSKR